The proteins below are encoded in one region of Triticum aestivum cultivar Chinese Spring chromosome 1B, IWGSC CS RefSeq v2.1, whole genome shotgun sequence:
- the LOC123129468 gene encoding probable protein phosphatase 2C 48 — protein MRQISSMLQGLARSMSLGKERKEAEEPQGTVLRSSGTLWGEGSETFAAVCSRRGEKGTNQDTSIVWEGYGCQDDTIFCGVFDGHGQWGHYVAKAVRESLPQSLLCHWQEAVALTSLIDGEKRLSDCQFDLLKQSYLAAAAAVDEELRRSRRLDAVNSGCTALSIVKQGDLMVVANVGDSRAVLATTSDDGDVTAVQLTVDFKPDLPQEKARITQCQGRVHCLDDEPGVHRVWVPHREAPGLAMSRAFGDYCVKDYGVISAPEVTQRRITARDQFVILATDGVWDVLSNEEAVRIVAATPDREKAAKRLVECAVRGWRRKRRGIAVDDCSAVCLFFHTPAP, from the exons ATGCGGCAGATCTCGTCGATGCTGCAGGGGCTGGCCCGCTCCATGTCTCTGGggaaggagaggaaggaggcgGAGGAGCCGCAGGGGACGGTGCTGCGGTCGTCGGGGACGCTCTGGGGCGAGGGCTCCGAGACCTTCGCCGCGGTGTGCTCCCGCCGCGGCGAGAAGGGCACCAACCAGGACACCTCCATCGTCTGGGAG GGATACGGGTGCCAGGACGACACCATCTTCTGCGGCGTCTTCGACGGGCACGGCCAGTGGGGCCACTACGTCGCCAAGGCCGTCCGGGAGTCGCTGCCGCAGTCGCTTCTGTGCCACTGGCAGGAAGCCGTCGCGCTGACGTCCCTCATCGACGGCGAGAAGAGGCTCAGCGACTGCCAGTTCGACCTCCTGAAGCAGTCCtacctggccgccgccgccgccgtggacgAGGAGCTCCGCCGAAGCCGGCGCCTCGACGCCGTCAACAGCGGCTGCACGGCTCTGTCCATCGTCAAGCAGGGCGACCTGATGGTGGTCGCCAACGTCGGCGACTCGCGGGCCGTCCTTGCGACCACGTCGGACGACGGGGACGTCACGGCCGTCCAGCTCACCGTCGACTTCAAGCCCGACTTACCCC AGGAGAAGGCGCGCATCACGCAGTGCCAGggccgcgtgcactgcctcgacgACGAGCCCGGCGTGCACCGGGTGTGGGTGCCCCACCGGGAGGCGCCGGGGCTGGCCATGTCGCGCGCGTTCGGCGACTACTGcgtcaaggactacggcgtcatcTCGGCGCCGGAGGTGACACAGAGGAGGATCACCGCCCGGGACCAGTTCGTCATCCTGGCCACCGACGGG GTCTGGGACGTGCTCTCCAACGAGGAGGCCGTGCGGATCGTGGCGGCCACGCCGGACAGGGAGAAGGCGGCGAAGCGGCTCGTCGAGTGCGCCGTCCGCGGGTGGAGGCGCAAGCGGCGGGGCATCGCCGTCGACGACTGCTCGGCGGTCTGCCTCTTCTTCCACACGCCGGCACCCTGA